One window of the Pyxicephalus adspersus chromosome 5, UCB_Pads_2.0, whole genome shotgun sequence genome contains the following:
- the DERL1 gene encoding derlin-1 has translation MSDLGDWFRSIPLITRYWFTGSVAVPLLGKLGLINPVYLILWPDYFLHKFQIWRPITSTFYFPVGPGTGFLYMVNLFFLYQYSTRLETGAFDGRPADYVFMLLFNWICIVITGVIMDMQLLMIPLIMSVLYVWSQLNRDMIVSFWFGSRFKACYLPWVILGFNYIIGGSIVNELIGNLVGHLYFFLMFKYPMDLGGRSFLSTPEFLYRWFPTRRGGVSGFGVPPASARRAADDQPQGGGRHNWGQGFRLGD, from the exons ATGTCTGACCTCGGGGATTGGTTCCGCAGTATCCCGCTTATCACTCGATATTGGTTCACCGGGTCTGTCGCTGTCCCGCTTCTGGGGAAGTTGGGCCTCATTAACCCTGTCTACCTGATCCTGTGGCCGGATTACTTCCTGCACAAGTTCCAG ATATGGCGACCTATTACCTCAACATTTTACTTCCCTGTGGGACCTGGCACGGGCTTTCTGTACATGGTCAACCTGTTTTTCCTTTATCAGTATTCAACGCGACTTGAAACGG GTGCGTTTGATGGAAGACCTGCAGATTACGTGTTCATGCTCCTGTTTAATTGGATTTGTATTGTT ATAACTGGAGTGATAATGGACATGCAG CTGTTAATGATTCCCCTGATAATGTCAGTTCTGTACGTGTGGTCACAGCTGAACAGAGATATGATTGTGTCCTTCTGGTTTGGTTCAAGGTTTAAG GCCTGCTATCTCCCTTGGGTCATTCTTGGATTCAACTATATTATTGGCGGATC gATTGTTAATGAACTGATTGGAAACTTAGTGGGTCATCTCTACTTCTTCTTGATGTTTAAATATCCCATGGATCTGGGCGGCAGAAGCTTTCTTTCCACGCCAGAGTTTCT GTACCGCTGGTTCCCAACCAGAAGAGGAGGAGTCTCCGGGTTCGGTGTCCCCCCTGCCAGTGCCAGACGAGCAGCAGACGATCAGCCACAAGGTGGAGGACGACACAATTGGGGTCAAGGATTTCGGCTGGGTGACTAG